The following are encoded together in the Robertmurraya sp. FSL R5-0851 genome:
- a CDS encoding DUF1659 domain-containing protein translates to MAQAIIMDTKLKVLFENGLNSKGEVIIKTKIFSNVRKEATADQLFQAGQALASLCSLPVVNIERADNFELVNA, encoded by the coding sequence ATGGCACAGGCGATAATCATGGATACGAAGCTTAAAGTATTGTTTGAGAATGGGTTGAACTCGAAAGGAGAAGTTATCATTAAAACGAAGATATTTAGTAATGTGCGTAAGGAGGCTACAGCGGATCAACTTTTTCAAGCAGGTCAAGCATTAGCAAGTCTTTGTTCACTACCAGTTGTGAACATTGAACGAGCTGACAATTTTGAGTTGGTAAACGCGTAA
- a CDS encoding DUF2922 domain-containing protein: MKKLAKTLELQFITETGETSTISLESPKEPVDTAAVKVAMDQIVASNAFYSAKGQLVSPKGVRVIERNVTPYELA, from the coding sequence GTGAAAAAATTGGCCAAAACATTAGAATTACAATTCATAACAGAAACAGGTGAAACTTCGACGATTAGTTTGGAGTCTCCCAAGGAACCTGTTGATACAGCTGCCGTGAAGGTGGCGATGGATCAAATTGTTGCTTCAAATGCATTTTATAGTGCGAAGGGACAGCTGGTTTCCCCTAAAGGAGTTAGAGTTATTGAGAGAAATGTAACACCTTATGAATTAGCTTAG
- a CDS encoding GntR family transcriptional regulator — translation MILNSNSMKPIYVQIAEYLEGEILRDSIRPDEKIYSQYQLAEMFNINPATAAKGLNLLADEDILYKRRGLGMFVAADAKKIILTKRTNTKLKELIEETVREARQLGISKEELIEMIQKEGEE, via the coding sequence ATGATCTTAAACTCAAATAGTATGAAGCCAATCTATGTACAAATTGCTGAGTATTTAGAAGGGGAGATATTAAGGGACTCCATTCGGCCTGACGAAAAGATTTACTCTCAATATCAGCTGGCGGAAATGTTCAACATCAATCCTGCTACGGCAGCAAAAGGGTTAAATTTATTAGCGGATGAAGACATTTTGTACAAAAGGAGAGGGCTTGGCATGTTTGTGGCTGCAGATGCAAAGAAGATCATCCTCACAAAACGAACCAACACCAAACTGAAGGAGCTTATTGAAGAAACGGTTAGGGAAGCTCGGCAATTAGGCATAAGTAAGGAAGAACTAATAGAGATGATTCAAAAGGAGGGGGAAGAGTAA
- a CDS encoding ABC transporter ATP-binding protein has translation MNIVACKNLSKTYGRHQALRSVSFSLEGEKIIGLIGRNGAGKSTLLKLMAGFLEKTSGEIHIFSEEPFNSLKVSANTIFMSDEVTFNPALTLEDILKAAESFYPNWNRDLAHRLLDYFSISLHSYHASLSKGMRSTFNTIMGLSTRAPLTLFDEPTTGMDAAVRKDFYRAILKDYLAHPRMIVISSHLLNEMEELFEEILLIKEGAVHLHESVENLKEFAVGVTGRTSVVEELLINETAIFQQAVGIDQSYAVVKRGVEVERQAKLLELELSPVSVSDLWMYITSKSKGGIDHVFDRE, from the coding sequence ATGAATATCGTTGCATGCAAGAACCTGTCAAAAACATATGGAAGGCATCAAGCTTTAAGAAGTGTTTCTTTTTCTCTTGAGGGTGAAAAGATCATAGGGTTGATTGGTCGAAACGGAGCGGGTAAGTCCACTTTATTAAAACTGATGGCAGGCTTTCTGGAAAAAACATCTGGGGAGATCCACATTTTTTCGGAAGAACCCTTTAATAGCCTAAAAGTTTCTGCTAACACCATTTTTATGAGTGATGAAGTCACCTTTAATCCTGCTCTTACATTAGAAGACATTCTAAAGGCAGCAGAAAGCTTTTATCCGAACTGGAATCGTGATTTAGCCCACCGACTTTTAGATTATTTTTCTATCTCCCTACATTCCTACCACGCCAGTCTCTCAAAAGGGATGCGAAGTACATTCAACACGATTATGGGGCTATCCACTAGAGCACCACTAACCTTATTTGATGAACCAACGACAGGGATGGATGCGGCCGTTCGTAAGGATTTTTACCGTGCCATTTTAAAAGATTATTTAGCCCATCCACGAATGATCGTCATATCCAGTCATCTGTTAAATGAGATGGAGGAACTATTCGAAGAGATCTTGCTGATAAAAGAAGGGGCCGTTCATCTTCATGAAAGTGTGGAAAATTTGAAAGAATTCGCGGTTGGTGTGACCGGAAGAACTTCCGTAGTGGAAGAGTTGTTGATAAATGAAACCGCTATTTTCCAACAAGCAGTTGGGATTGATCAGAGCTATGCTGTTGTGAAACGCGGGGTAGAAGTAGAGCGGCAAGCAAAGTTACTAGAACTTGAGCTGTCACCTGTTTCCGTTAGTGATTTATGGATGTATATTACAAGCAAGTCTAAGGGAGGGATTGATCATGTATTTGACAGAGAGTAA
- the htpG gene encoding molecular chaperone HtpG, with amino-acid sequence MEKKQFQAESKRLLDMMIHSIYTHREIFLRELLSNASDAIDKIYYRALTDDNITFDKDNYFIKIAANKESRKLTITDTGIGMTKEELENNLGVIAKSGSLAFKSENELKDGHDIIGQFGVGFYSAFMVADVVTVITKSLGSDTAYKWESEGADGYTIEPYEKSEVGTEIILTIKPNTEDDNYDEFLEEYRLKSIVKKYSDFIRYPIKMDTTSSRLKEGSESEYEEVTEEQTINSMVPIWRKNKNELTTEDYENFYAEKHYGFDKPLKHIHISVDGAVRYQAVLYIPEKIPFDYYTQEYEKGLELYSNGVLIMNKCADLLPDYFSFVKGMVDSEDLSLNISREMLQHDRQLKLIAKNIKNKIKGQLQSLLKEDREKYEAFFQSFGRQLKFGVYSDFGSNKETLQDLIMFYSSKEKKLVTLDEYVSRMPEDQKYIYYASGESVERIEKLPQTELVADKGYEILYFTDDIDEFAIRMLMNYKEKEFKSVSSGDLGIEEQADEKESAEQTENQELFEYMKSALGEKVKAVRVSKRLKSHPVCLTTEGDVSIEMEKVLQAMPNNQNVKADKVLEINVNHEVFASLKDAFANDKDKLTLFTGLLYNQALLIEGLPIEDPVEFTNDICKIMV; translated from the coding sequence ATGGAAAAGAAGCAATTCCAGGCAGAGTCAAAGAGATTGTTAGACATGATGATTCACTCCATTTACACACACAGAGAAATTTTTCTACGTGAATTGTTATCAAACGCAAGTGATGCGATTGATAAAATTTATTATCGTGCCTTAACCGACGATAACATCACTTTTGATAAAGACAACTATTTTATAAAGATTGCTGCTAACAAAGAGAGCAGGAAGTTAACGATTACCGACACAGGTATTGGTATGACCAAGGAAGAGCTGGAAAACAATCTAGGGGTCATCGCTAAAAGTGGCTCACTTGCCTTTAAGTCTGAAAATGAGCTAAAGGATGGTCACGACATTATTGGGCAGTTTGGTGTTGGATTTTATTCTGCATTCATGGTGGCAGACGTGGTTACGGTTATCACCAAATCACTAGGAAGCGACACGGCTTATAAGTGGGAATCAGAAGGTGCCGATGGTTATACGATCGAGCCGTATGAAAAAAGTGAAGTGGGAACGGAAATCATCCTTACCATTAAGCCAAATACAGAAGACGATAACTACGATGAGTTCTTAGAAGAATATCGTCTCAAATCCATTGTAAAAAAATACTCCGACTTCATTCGTTACCCTATTAAAATGGATACTACGAGCAGTCGTTTAAAAGAAGGCAGTGAGTCGGAATACGAAGAGGTTACAGAAGAGCAAACCATTAATAGCATGGTGCCAATCTGGAGAAAGAACAAAAACGAATTAACAACAGAGGACTACGAAAACTTTTACGCGGAAAAACATTACGGCTTTGATAAGCCTTTAAAGCATATTCATATCAGCGTGGATGGTGCGGTTCGTTATCAAGCGGTGTTATATATCCCAGAAAAAATTCCATTTGATTACTACACGCAGGAATATGAAAAAGGGTTGGAGCTTTATTCAAACGGTGTTCTCATCATGAATAAATGCGCGGATCTATTACCGGACTATTTCAGCTTTGTGAAAGGGATGGTGGATTCCGAAGATTTATCTCTCAATATCTCTAGAGAAATGTTGCAACATGATCGTCAATTAAAACTCATTGCGAAAAATATTAAAAACAAAATCAAAGGTCAGCTACAAAGCTTGTTAAAAGAAGACCGCGAAAAGTACGAAGCCTTCTTCCAATCCTTTGGCCGCCAATTAAAGTTTGGTGTTTATAGCGATTTTGGAAGCAATAAAGAGACGCTTCAGGATCTCATCATGTTCTATTCATCAAAAGAAAAGAAGCTTGTTACATTAGATGAGTATGTGTCAAGAATGCCTGAGGATCAAAAGTATATTTACTATGCATCAGGTGAGTCAGTAGAGCGCATTGAAAAGCTTCCTCAAACCGAGCTTGTGGCGGATAAAGGCTATGAAATCCTTTATTTCACAGATGATATTGATGAGTTTGCGATTCGTATGCTAATGAATTATAAGGAAAAAGAATTCAAGTCCGTCTCTAGTGGTGATTTAGGAATTGAAGAGCAAGCAGATGAAAAAGAGTCAGCAGAACAAACGGAGAACCAAGAACTGTTTGAATACATGAAGTCAGCGCTTGGAGAAAAGGTAAAGGCCGTACGTGTATCTAAGCGTCTTAAATCACATCCTGTTTGCTTAACAACGGAAGGTGACGTGTCCATTGAGATGGAGAAAGTTCTCCAAGCGATGCCAAATAACCAAAATGTCAAAGCAGACAAAGTGTTAGAAATCAACGTGAACCACGAAGTATTTGCCTCCTTAAAGGATGCGTTTGCTAATGACAAGGACAAGCTAACCTTGTTTACAGGGCTTCTTTACAATCAGGCATTGCTCATTGAGGGGTTACCAATCGAAGATCCAGTAGAATTTACAAACGATATTTGCAAAATTATGGTGTAA
- a CDS encoding glycosyl hydrolase family 28-related protein yields MIRRWSKFSTPIDQLIKETDTLFRKIVVHPSPSINDMSTLVNEKGEAIPSWLPDLDVEFQKLQSEIKYERNVVDFGAVGDGITDNTNAFRKAIGRGSCKIIIPEGVFVTKGIKLPSNTILVGAGKGKTILKLHHDALKSAILLTNKHHISGNHHIYVEGMTLDWNVNRLSSEERTASGNNRSSCFTFAHVKYGWVKKVEAIDAGLHAFDVSSTLYYYIKDGFMGPGRSQYIWLDECNGYGFGDDGITTHHSDYIFISKSHMCDPSGRAHETGSCNSNGIEIDDGSRYVWLANNTTTRCFGGVEVKAHHNASAASYVTIIGHLSVQDNRAFNFRHIGHHKGNDPQSKTAYNLKAMNLVAIAPIFTSLYKVSTPRAMVVSAYRNVVVNQFTILGDPSYDFEGHPVIAIQYRAKQVVLHKIYIDGFYHAGGIKGKFYTSEELT; encoded by the coding sequence TTGATTCGGCGTTGGTCAAAGTTCTCAACCCCAATAGATCAACTGATCAAAGAGACGGACACTCTTTTTCGGAAAATTGTCGTGCATCCTAGTCCTTCCATAAATGATATGAGTACCCTCGTAAATGAAAAGGGGGAGGCGATCCCCTCATGGCTTCCAGATTTAGACGTCGAATTCCAGAAACTTCAAAGTGAAATAAAGTACGAAAGAAATGTGGTTGACTTTGGGGCAGTTGGTGATGGAATAACTGACAATACAAACGCTTTTCGAAAAGCCATTGGTCGAGGCAGCTGTAAGATTATTATCCCTGAAGGTGTATTTGTCACAAAAGGAATTAAACTTCCCTCCAACACGATCCTTGTTGGGGCAGGAAAGGGAAAAACAATACTTAAACTCCATCATGACGCTCTAAAATCCGCCATTCTTCTCACCAATAAACATCATATCAGTGGAAATCACCATATTTATGTGGAAGGTATGACCCTTGATTGGAATGTGAATCGACTATCGAGTGAGGAAAGAACCGCGAGTGGAAACAATCGATCGAGTTGCTTCACATTTGCTCATGTGAAGTATGGGTGGGTGAAAAAGGTAGAAGCCATTGATGCTGGGTTACATGCCTTTGACGTTTCTTCTACGCTTTACTATTACATAAAAGATGGATTCATGGGTCCAGGAAGAAGTCAGTATATCTGGCTCGATGAATGTAACGGATACGGATTTGGAGATGACGGAATTACCACTCATCATAGTGATTATATTTTTATATCTAAATCGCATATGTGTGATCCAAGTGGAAGAGCTCATGAAACGGGCTCTTGCAACTCAAATGGCATTGAAATCGATGATGGCTCGAGATATGTCTGGCTTGCGAACAATACGACAACTAGATGCTTTGGGGGAGTGGAAGTCAAGGCTCATCATAATGCTTCCGCTGCTTCCTATGTCACCATCATTGGGCATTTGTCGGTTCAAGATAATCGCGCCTTCAACTTCCGCCATATCGGTCATCATAAAGGAAATGATCCACAGTCGAAAACAGCCTATAACCTAAAAGCCATGAATCTGGTTGCCATTGCTCCTATCTTTACTTCCCTTTATAAAGTGTCAACTCCAAGAGCGATGGTGGTCTCCGCATACCGGAATGTCGTGGTGAACCAATTCACTATTCTTGGGGACCCTTCGTATGATTTTGAGGGACACCCTGTCATAGCCATCCAGTATCGTGCAAAACAGGTGGTCCTTCATAAAATCTATATAGATGGTTTTTATCATGCAGGTGGGATAAAAGGTAAATTTTATACATCAGAGGAGCTAACATGA
- a CDS encoding class I SAM-dependent methyltransferase has protein sequence MKEQDFDKSLHIVTTGEQLHFYKSLQFHRYEATPYLHLQQLIHEYEFKPSDRIVDFGCGKGRLNFFLYHYTGAIVTGVEMNEEYYQLALKNRENYRKKYGSDHSIHFFNGFAEEYPIHKQDIIFYFFNPFSIHIFRNIIHRILQSVEENDRDIKLILYYASEEYIDFLESMGMFQLTSEIICSEGNPFERFSIYGLAF, from the coding sequence ATGAAAGAACAGGATTTCGACAAGAGCTTACATATCGTCACAACGGGTGAACAACTCCATTTTTACAAGTCATTGCAATTTCACCGGTATGAAGCCACACCCTATTTGCATCTTCAACAACTCATCCATGAATATGAATTCAAACCATCGGACCGTATCGTTGACTTTGGCTGTGGAAAAGGAAGGCTAAATTTCTTTCTCTATCACTATACTGGAGCAATCGTAACGGGTGTAGAGATGAATGAGGAGTATTATCAGCTTGCCTTGAAAAATAGAGAAAATTATCGTAAAAAGTATGGCTCAGATCATTCGATTCACTTTTTTAACGGTTTTGCAGAGGAATACCCGATCCACAAGCAGGATATTATTTTTTACTTTTTTAACCCGTTCTCTATTCATATTTTCCGGAATATAATTCATCGTATCCTTCAATCGGTGGAGGAGAATGATCGAGACATCAAGCTGATTTTGTACTATGCAAGTGAAGAGTATATCGACTTTCTAGAAAGTATGGGCATGTTTCAGCTAACATCCGAGATCATTTGTTCAGAAGGAAATCCGTTTGAGAGATTTTCTATTTATGGCTTAGCTTTTTAA
- a CDS encoding 4a-hydroxytetrahydrobiopterin dehydratase encodes MEKLLEQDIITYVKNLPGWKWDEGKWMSKRYRFQNYLTGVSFVNELANYSEHRNHHPFISIDYKVVTIKLSSWNAGGLTSLDMEMAKIFDEIYDQFVE; translated from the coding sequence ATGGAGAAACTGCTAGAGCAAGACATTATTACATATGTGAAAAATTTGCCTGGCTGGAAATGGGACGAGGGTAAATGGATGAGCAAAAGATATCGATTTCAAAACTATTTAACAGGTGTTTCTTTTGTAAATGAGCTAGCAAATTATTCGGAACATCGTAATCATCATCCATTTATCTCTATTGATTATAAAGTGGTAACGATAAAACTTAGCTCTTGGAATGCTGGAGGTCTCACTTCACTGGATATGGAAATGGCAAAAATATTTGATGAGATTTACGATCAATTTGTGGAATAA
- a CDS encoding MFS transporter has product MSTPLAEKAPPSEKEKEKIWTRDFILICLSNFFVFLGFQMTLPTIPLFVENLGGNDQLIGVVVGIFTFSALLIRPYAGHALESRGRRFIYLVGLGIFVLSTGAFGMAGGLVFLFILRIIQGVGWGLSTTASGTIATDLIPSKRRGEGMGYYGLSGNLALAMGPTLGLALVGYLSFTELFLICGVLGAVAIALSSRIRFKPVVPVTTSEPKKLDFYEKTALPPSILLLFITVTFGGIASFLPLYTVKKGIEGIEWYFLLYAIALLISRTFAGKLYDQKGHRFVFPAGSIMIMAAMILLAWIPNSTILYLAAIIYGFGFGTVQPALQAWSVQNSPISRRGMANATFFSFFDLGVGIGAIVFGQIAFWLDYHSIYIASAISVFIAILLYYTVFGKEKARAH; this is encoded by the coding sequence ATGAGCACACCTCTTGCGGAAAAAGCTCCACCTTCAGAAAAAGAGAAAGAGAAAATATGGACACGTGACTTTATTCTCATTTGCTTATCAAACTTTTTTGTTTTCCTTGGCTTTCAAATGACTTTGCCCACCATTCCTTTATTTGTGGAGAACCTCGGTGGAAATGACCAGCTGATTGGAGTGGTTGTGGGAATCTTTACTTTTTCCGCCCTATTAATTCGACCTTACGCTGGGCATGCGCTAGAAAGCAGAGGACGCCGATTTATTTATCTGGTTGGATTAGGGATTTTCGTCCTATCCACTGGTGCTTTCGGTATGGCTGGAGGACTTGTTTTCTTATTTATTTTAAGAATTATTCAAGGAGTCGGGTGGGGACTGTCCACAACTGCTTCAGGTACGATTGCGACCGATTTGATTCCATCCAAACGTCGTGGAGAAGGAATGGGATATTACGGTCTTTCTGGCAACTTAGCGCTTGCCATGGGGCCGACACTCGGACTTGCGCTAGTAGGTTACCTTAGCTTTACTGAACTTTTCTTGATTTGCGGCGTACTCGGTGCCGTCGCTATTGCCTTATCTTCTCGGATTAGATTTAAACCCGTTGTACCCGTAACTACTTCTGAACCTAAAAAGCTCGACTTTTACGAAAAAACGGCTTTGCCCCCTTCGATTCTGCTTCTTTTTATCACGGTTACATTTGGTGGAATCGCTTCCTTCCTTCCTTTATATACAGTAAAAAAAGGAATTGAAGGAATTGAATGGTACTTTCTCCTTTATGCTATTGCTCTTCTGATCTCAAGAACGTTTGCTGGAAAGCTCTATGATCAAAAAGGGCATCGCTTTGTATTCCCCGCTGGTTCGATCATGATTATGGCTGCCATGATTCTGCTTGCCTGGATTCCAAATAGCACGATCCTTTATTTAGCAGCCATTATTTATGGGTTCGGCTTTGGTACGGTGCAACCGGCTCTTCAAGCGTGGAGTGTTCAAAATTCTCCTATTAGCAGGCGCGGAATGGCTAATGCTACCTTTTTCTCCTTCTTCGATTTAGGCGTGGGAATTGGTGCGATCGTGTTTGGACAAATTGCTTTCTGGTTAGACTACCATAGCATCTACATAGCATCAGCCATTTCTGTGTTCATTGCGATACTGCTATATTACACTGTATTTGGAAAAGAAAAGGCGAGAGCGCATTAA
- a CDS encoding NAD(P)/FAD-dependent oxidoreductase, which yields MGRVIVIGSGILGASAAFHLASKGESVVLVDRTEVGQATNAAAGIICPWISQRRNKAWYELVKHGARYYPELVDKLSSYGVNHTGYRKVGALSLHTNEEKLRQMADRTIKRREDAPEIGEVNILTYEETKEVFPLVAEGYGAVYVSGGARVDGRLMRDALVKAAVQLGTEYVSGNASLVCEDSRVSGVVVDGKQFEADQVLVTTGAWAREVLEPVGVKFQVSGQKAQIVHLELPGVDTSKWPVVMPPNNQYLVTFEDGRVVVGSTHEDHKEFDTRVTAGGLNEIIGKALEVFPGLEEATVLETRVGFRPFTLDFLPVIGPVPGLKGVFVANGLGASGLTSGPFLGAELAKLALGEETVLDVSRYAVEGAIGD from the coding sequence ATGGGAAGAGTGATTGTAATAGGATCAGGAATATTAGGTGCCTCTGCAGCCTTTCACTTAGCGTCAAAGGGAGAGAGTGTTGTCTTGGTTGACCGTACCGAGGTGGGACAAGCCACAAATGCGGCAGCGGGAATTATTTGCCCATGGATTTCGCAAAGACGAAATAAGGCATGGTATGAGTTAGTAAAGCATGGTGCACGTTATTATCCTGAATTAGTTGATAAATTGTCCTCCTATGGAGTAAATCATACGGGATACCGAAAAGTTGGAGCCCTAAGCCTTCATACAAATGAGGAAAAACTGAGGCAAATGGCAGATAGGACCATCAAACGGAGAGAGGATGCACCAGAAATCGGCGAGGTGAACATCTTAACGTATGAAGAAACAAAAGAGGTGTTTCCTCTCGTAGCAGAAGGATATGGAGCGGTTTATGTTTCCGGTGGAGCGAGGGTAGACGGAAGGCTCATGCGTGATGCATTGGTAAAAGCTGCCGTTCAGCTCGGTACGGAATACGTAAGTGGGAATGCTTCACTCGTATGTGAAGATAGCCGTGTGAGTGGAGTGGTGGTTGATGGTAAGCAGTTTGAGGCGGATCAAGTGCTTGTCACGACAGGAGCTTGGGCACGAGAGGTGCTGGAGCCCGTTGGGGTGAAATTTCAAGTTTCGGGGCAAAAAGCGCAGATTGTCCATCTAGAATTACCAGGTGTGGATACGTCTAAGTGGCCCGTTGTTATGCCTCCGAATAATCAATATTTAGTCACGTTTGAAGATGGTCGGGTGGTCGTTGGCTCGACACATGAAGACCATAAAGAATTTGATACGAGAGTCACTGCTGGTGGGTTAAATGAAATTATCGGGAAAGCATTAGAGGTATTTCCGGGTTTAGAGGAAGCGACGGTACTTGAAACACGAGTGGGCTTTCGTCCATTTACCCTCGACTTTCTACCAGTGATTGGCCCTGTTCCCGGACTTAAGGGTGTTTTCGTCGCGAATGGACTCGGAGCCTCTGGCCTGACGAGCGGCCCGTTTTTGGGTGCCGAGCTCGCAAAGCTCGCTCTTGGAGAAGAAACCGTGCTGGATGTGAGTCGTTATGCGGTGGAGGGTGCGATTGGGGATTGA
- a CDS encoding cupin domain-containing protein codes for MIMMQKQSLSTFITYNEEKFTKRVIFKEGESTVFVLNFSKNRALPAHKHPGTNVFIQVIEGEGTFHVDGESLAVARHDVIHFSGEEEMSFVNGGGNTSLYVMLNKIPDERYVKEI; via the coding sequence ATGATCATGATGCAAAAACAAAGCTTATCTACCTTTATCACATATAATGAAGAAAAATTTACGAAACGAGTCATTTTTAAAGAAGGAGAGAGTACGGTATTCGTCTTAAACTTTTCGAAAAATCGGGCACTGCCCGCTCATAAACATCCTGGAACAAATGTGTTTATTCAGGTGATAGAGGGAGAAGGAACCTTCCATGTGGATGGAGAAAGCCTGGCTGTAGCTAGGCATGATGTGATTCATTTTTCTGGGGAAGAGGAAATGTCTTTTGTAAATGGTGGGGGTAATACTAGCTTGTATGTGATGCTAAACAAGATTCCAGATGAAAGATATGTAAAAGAAATCTAA
- a CDS encoding fatty acid desaturase: protein MSKQKTAELRKSIVPFEKSDISKSIKQMINTFVPFFGLWYLAYASLSISYWLTLPLAIVASGFVIRIFIIFHDCCHQSFFRNRKANAIVGNISGIITMFPYEQWKRSHNIHHATSGNLDKRGIGDIWVMTVEEYLAATPAQRLQYRMYRNPFVMFVLGPIFLFLVTNRINVKDAKRKERLNTYFNNIAIVVLYAFMIWLVGWKAFLLVHAPILFVAGALGIWLFYVQHQYEDSYFEHEEEWNYVKAAVEGSSYYKLPKVLQWVTGNIGFHHVHHLAPKVPNYNLEQAHESTPPLQKATTVTLGTSLESIHFKLFDDENKRFVKFKDIQHLLEEGKASLQLGGKRPTAEEKL from the coding sequence ATGAGCAAGCAAAAAACAGCTGAATTAAGAAAAAGCATAGTCCCTTTTGAAAAGTCAGATATAAGTAAAAGTATAAAACAAATGATTAACACCTTTGTCCCATTCTTCGGTTTATGGTATTTAGCGTACGCAAGTCTTTCCATTTCTTATTGGTTGACATTGCCTCTTGCTATCGTTGCTTCTGGATTTGTGATTCGAATCTTTATCATTTTCCATGATTGCTGCCACCAATCGTTCTTTAGAAATCGTAAAGCAAATGCGATCGTTGGTAACATCAGTGGAATTATAACAATGTTCCCTTATGAACAGTGGAAGCGAAGTCACAATATTCACCATGCAACAAGCGGAAATTTAGATAAGCGTGGCATTGGTGATATTTGGGTAATGACAGTTGAAGAGTATTTAGCTGCTACACCAGCTCAACGCCTTCAATACAGAATGTACCGCAATCCGTTTGTCATGTTCGTTCTAGGACCGATATTCTTGTTCCTAGTGACTAATCGTATCAATGTGAAGGATGCTAAACGCAAAGAGCGTCTCAACACTTATTTCAACAATATCGCGATCGTTGTGTTGTATGCGTTTATGATTTGGTTAGTTGGTTGGAAAGCTTTCCTTCTTGTCCACGCTCCTATTTTGTTTGTTGCTGGAGCATTAGGAATTTGGTTATTTTATGTACAACATCAATATGAAGACAGCTATTTTGAACACGAAGAAGAGTGGAACTATGTGAAGGCAGCTGTTGAAGGAAGCTCTTATTACAAGCTTCCGAAGGTTTTGCAATGGGTAACTGGAAACATCGGCTTTCACCATGTGCATCATCTAGCACCTAAGGTTCCAAACTATAATCTAGAACAAGCACATGAATCTACACCACCATTACAAAAAGCAACAACCGTTACTCTAGGTACAAGCCTTGAGTCCATTCACTTCAAGCTTTTTGATGATGAAAATAAGCGATTTGTAAAATTTAAAGACATTCAACATCTTCTTGAAGAAGGAAAAGCTAGCCTGCAATTAGGCGGAAAGCGTCCTACCGCTGAGGAGAAATTATGA
- the mscL gene encoding large conductance mechanosensitive channel protein MscL, which yields MWQDFKKFALKGNVIDLAVGVVIGAAFGKIVSSLVDNILMPIVGLLLGGFDFTNLQYTYADATIKYGQFIQNVVDFFIIAFSIFLFVKLLQKFKKKQEVKTEEKAPTTEEKLLSEIRDILKEQQQQKGV from the coding sequence ATGTGGCAGGATTTTAAGAAGTTTGCTTTAAAAGGAAATGTGATTGATCTGGCTGTCGGGGTGGTTATAGGTGCGGCGTTTGGAAAAATCGTTAGCTCACTTGTAGACAATATCCTTATGCCGATTGTTGGGCTCTTATTAGGGGGATTTGATTTTACGAACCTACAATATACATATGCTGATGCAACCATCAAGTATGGTCAATTCATACAAAATGTCGTTGATTTCTTTATCATTGCTTTTTCTATTTTCCTATTTGTGAAATTATTACAGAAGTTTAAAAAGAAGCAAGAAGTAAAAACGGAAGAAAAGGCACCAACAACGGAGGAAAAATTGCTTTCGGAAATTCGTGATATTTTAAAGGAACAACAGCAACAAAAGGGTGTGTAA
- a CDS encoding DUF4395 domain-containing protein, producing MSADVRTIPKPLVQVNQSVIVLTVILTWVTNMEWLLLIPLLSGIFGVIFRINPIMEVTKRFLKKAPSKYLQEDWEQQQFNQKIAILCLGAGFMGFAFNLPVIGYIFTILVAVAATVALLGFCIGCFIHYQWKMYQYRKMKSQS from the coding sequence ATGTCAGCTGATGTTCGTACGATCCCAAAGCCACTTGTGCAAGTCAATCAGTCGGTTATTGTACTTACCGTTATCCTTACTTGGGTTACTAATATGGAATGGCTTTTATTGATTCCTCTACTCTCCGGTATATTTGGCGTTATTTTTCGAATAAATCCGATTATGGAGGTAACGAAGCGGTTTTTAAAAAAAGCACCATCAAAGTATCTGCAAGAAGATTGGGAGCAACAGCAGTTTAATCAAAAAATTGCTATTTTATGCTTAGGGGCAGGATTTATGGGGTTTGCCTTCAATCTGCCGGTGATAGGGTATATCTTTACCATTCTAGTCGCGGTTGCTGCAACCGTTGCCCTTTTAGGTTTTTGTATCGGTTGCTTTATTCATTATCAGTGGAAAATGTATCAGTATAGAAAAATGAAGAGTCAATCATAA